The Metabacillus schmidteae genome has a segment encoding these proteins:
- a CDS encoding cytochrome c biogenesis protein CcdA has product MADVNIFLAFGAGFLSFISPCCLPLYPAFLSYITGVSVGELKSENAFLQKRSFLHTIFFLIGFSSIFIALGFGTSFIGELFQNYQDLIRQIGALLIIVFGLMIIGVFTPKFLMKEHRFEFKNRPAGYLGTILIGMAFAAGWTPCTGPILSAVIWLAATNPGSAMIYMIAYILGFAVPFIVLSFFIGKLGWIKKHNMAIMKIGGYLMILMGILLFFDIMTSIIIFLTRLFGGFTGF; this is encoded by the coding sequence ATGGCTGATGTGAATATTTTTTTAGCGTTCGGAGCTGGTTTTTTATCGTTTATTTCTCCGTGCTGTTTACCACTTTATCCTGCATTTTTATCGTATATTACAGGTGTATCAGTAGGTGAACTTAAATCTGAAAATGCATTCTTACAGAAGAGAAGCTTCTTACATACTATATTCTTTTTAATTGGTTTTTCTTCAATCTTTATTGCTCTGGGGTTTGGAACTTCGTTTATTGGAGAGCTGTTTCAAAATTATCAAGATTTAATAAGACAAATTGGTGCATTGTTAATTATTGTATTTGGTCTGATGATTATCGGTGTTTTTACTCCAAAGTTTTTAATGAAAGAGCATCGGTTTGAATTTAAAAACCGCCCTGCAGGCTATTTAGGTACAATTTTGATTGGTATGGCATTTGCAGCAGGTTGGACGCCGTGCACAGGTCCAATTCTCTCTGCGGTAATTTGGTTAGCAGCAACAAATCCTGGATCCGCTATGATATATATGATTGCCTATATTTTAGGCTTTGCAGTACCCTTTATCGTATTATCTTTTTTTATCGGGAAACTTGGTTGGATTAAAAAGCATAATATGGCCATTATGAAAATTGGCGGGTATCTCATGATTCTTATGGGAATCTTGTTATTTTTTGATATCATGACATCTATTATTATTTTTTTAACAAGACTTTTTGGTGGATTCACTGGTTTTTAA
- a CDS encoding response regulator, translating to MARILIVDDAKFMRMTLSNILKKANHEIVGEAENGIQAVELFIKEQPDLVTLDITMPEKNGIEALKEIKQQYSNAKIIMCSAMGQQKMVVEAIEAGAKDFIVKPFDENRVLEAIDRVLG from the coding sequence ATGGCTAGGATATTAATTGTTGATGATGCCAAGTTTATGAGAATGACTTTGTCAAATATATTAAAAAAGGCGAACCATGAAATTGTTGGAGAAGCTGAAAATGGTATACAGGCAGTTGAACTTTTTATTAAGGAACAGCCGGATTTAGTTACTTTAGATATTACAATGCCAGAGAAAAATGGTATAGAAGCTCTAAAGGAAATCAAACAGCAATACTCTAATGCTAAAATCATTATGTGTTCAGCGATGGGCCAACAAAAAATGGTTGTTGAAGCGATTGAAGCAGGTGCTAAAGATTTCATTGTTAAGCCTTTTGATGAAAATAGAGTATTGGAAGCAATTGATCGTGTTTTAGGATAA
- a CDS encoding CcdC family protein yields the protein MLTVVSSFIAVAMALFVLFIRFKSAKKPATAKKIILPPIFMSTGALMFIHPFFRVTAAEFFEALFIGMFFSIFLIKTSNFEIRDNNIYLKRSKAFAFILIGLLIIRIIMKSFLSNTIDVGELSGMFWILAFGMIVPWRIAMYRSFLRVQEELTFKNHQK from the coding sequence TTGTTAACGGTAGTTTCATCTTTCATTGCTGTAGCAATGGCCTTATTTGTTTTATTCATTCGCTTTAAATCTGCTAAAAAACCTGCAACGGCAAAAAAAATTATTTTGCCCCCAATCTTTATGAGTACAGGGGCATTAATGTTTATTCATCCATTTTTTCGGGTAACAGCTGCAGAATTTTTTGAGGCACTGTTTATAGGAATGTTTTTTTCGATTTTTTTAATTAAAACTTCTAATTTTGAAATTAGAGATAATAACATTTACTTAAAGCGTTCAAAGGCATTTGCTTTTATATTAATTGGTTTATTAATTATTCGAATCATCATGAAATCTTTTTTGAGCAACACAATTGATGTTGGAGAATTAAGCGGGATGTTCTGGATTTTAGCATTTGGAATGATTGTTCCATGGAGAATTGCTATGTACCGTTCGTTTTTACGGGTACAAGAAGAGCTTACATTTAAAAACCACCAAAAATGA
- a CDS encoding DUF2621 domain-containing protein, with amino-acid sequence MLEGWFLWFILFWVVFLLSMLVIGGYFMFRKFLQRLPKEDGKSDLDWQDFYLEKTKHMWKDEEKNLLEELVEPVPELFRDVARAKIAGKIGQLAFDEKASSINLDLIIRGYIMATPKRDHKFLMKRLNEKQIDYSEYKTLF; translated from the coding sequence GTGTTAGAAGGTTGGTTCCTTTGGTTTATCTTATTTTGGGTTGTATTCCTTCTATCTATGCTAGTTATCGGTGGCTACTTTATGTTCCGTAAATTTTTACAAAGACTACCTAAAGAAGATGGAAAGTCAGACCTGGATTGGCAAGACTTCTATTTAGAAAAGACAAAGCATATGTGGAAAGATGAAGAAAAAAATTTGCTGGAAGAGCTGGTAGAGCCTGTTCCAGAGTTGTTTCGTGATGTTGCAAGGGCTAAAATTGCAGGCAAAATTGGCCAATTAGCCTTTGATGAGAAAGCCTCATCAATTAATTTAGATTTAATTATAAGAGGATATATTATGGCCACTCCCAAACGTGATCATAAATTTCTTATGAAAAGACTTAACGAGAAACAAATTGACTACTCTGAATATAAAACACTATTCTAA
- a CDS encoding sugar phosphate isomerase/epimerase family protein — MGKFIAVQLFTLREECEQDFYGTLEKVAALGFNGVELAGYYGKDANELKETLDRLGLAAVSSHVPLERMEQNLENEIAYLKTLNCKNIVCPYLVEERREEYDQLTQTLNQVGERCFQEGIALSYHNHDFELEKKEGRTHLERLFDETNPEYVKAELDVYWLTLAGEDPVDWIKKYSGRMPLIHLKDMTTDSDRTFAELGTGGVNLEGILHSLDEAKVEWVVVEQDRCKRSPLESVEISINYLKDQLLKIN, encoded by the coding sequence ATGGGGAAATTCATTGCTGTTCAATTATTCACATTAAGGGAAGAGTGTGAGCAGGATTTTTATGGTACTTTAGAAAAAGTAGCTGCATTAGGTTTTAATGGTGTGGAACTAGCTGGTTATTATGGTAAAGATGCTAATGAATTAAAAGAAACATTGGATCGTCTTGGATTAGCTGCTGTAAGTAGCCATGTACCATTGGAACGAATGGAACAAAATTTAGAAAATGAAATAGCATATTTGAAAACGCTTAACTGTAAAAATATTGTTTGTCCTTATTTGGTAGAGGAAAGAAGAGAAGAGTATGATCAACTCACGCAAACATTAAATCAAGTTGGAGAAAGATGCTTTCAAGAGGGAATTGCTCTAAGTTATCATAATCATGATTTTGAATTAGAAAAAAAGGAAGGTCGCACACATCTTGAAAGATTATTTGATGAGACGAATCCAGAGTATGTAAAGGCTGAATTAGATGTATATTGGTTAACACTTGCAGGTGAAGATCCTGTTGATTGGATAAAAAAATATTCTGGTCGTATGCCATTAATTCATTTAAAGGATATGACAACTGATTCTGATCGTACATTTGCAGAGCTTGGAACTGGTGGGGTTAATCTGGAAGGAATCTTACATAGCCTTGATGAAGCAAAAGTTGAATGGGTGGTAGTAGAGCAAGATAGATGTAAGCGCTCGCCACTTGAAAGTGTGGAAATAAGTATTAACTATTTAAAAGATCAGCTTTTAAAAATAAACTAA
- a CDS encoding AraC family transcriptional regulator, with protein sequence MTTFPMYLSEYPNMNTTFPFHLSIHRIQEHFPSHRHDYLEFSLVIEGYGSELINGKEHKMEPGTFTFILPYQIHEISAAKESTLVLFNCIFDLGLLHNLGLLNSLVKTEEILLDPYIKIDAHHFSRMRSILEEMLEEYKENYHHRDILIKAKLAEILVLFERLRRRNNSTHVSSGKTTKKGIIWEVIQYIHIHYHDDISLSHLANKFHVSVPYLSELFKEHVGQNFVHFLHEVRIRHACSLLTSTTIPVTDIALEVGYRSFQTFSRVFRDQKKLTPTAYRKTQLSK encoded by the coding sequence ATGACCACTTTTCCGATGTATTTATCTGAATATCCAAATATGAATACAACTTTCCCGTTTCATCTATCAATACATAGAATCCAAGAACACTTTCCTTCACATCGACATGATTATCTTGAATTTTCTCTAGTCATTGAAGGCTATGGAAGTGAGTTAATCAACGGCAAAGAACATAAAATGGAGCCAGGTACCTTTACGTTTATTCTTCCTTATCAAATTCATGAAATCTCAGCCGCAAAGGAATCTACTTTGGTTTTATTCAATTGCATCTTCGATCTAGGTTTACTTCACAATTTGGGGTTATTAAACTCTTTAGTTAAAACAGAGGAAATCTTATTAGATCCTTATATTAAAATTGATGCTCATCATTTCTCGAGAATGAGAAGCATATTGGAAGAAATGCTTGAAGAATATAAAGAAAATTATCATCATCGAGACATTTTAATAAAAGCCAAGCTTGCAGAAATATTGGTGTTATTTGAACGGTTGAGACGTAGGAATAATTCGACTCACGTTTCTAGTGGAAAGACAACAAAAAAAGGGATCATTTGGGAAGTCATTCAATACATTCATATTCATTATCACGATGACATTTCTTTATCCCATTTAGCAAATAAATTTCATGTAAGTGTTCCATATTTAAGTGAACTTTTTAAAGAACATGTGGGACAAAACTTTGTACATTTCTTACATGAAGTCAGAATTCGGCATGCATGCAGCTTATTAACTTCAACAACCATTCCTGTTACAGATATCGCTCTAGAAGTTGGTTATCGTTCATTCCAGACGTTTTCACGCGTTTTCCGTGATCAAAAAAAATTAACACCAACAGCTTATCGAAAAACTCAACTTTCTAAATAA
- a CDS encoding Gfo/Idh/MocA family protein, giving the protein MGNQKIRIGIIGAGAIGNVHLSTFSKLTNLIVLQGITDVYLPLAEQRADEYKVNKVFNSAEELIQDSNIDAVIIGVPNKWHAPLAIQALKAGKHVLVEKPMGINSEAAKEIVRAQRDSGKVVMVGHQMRWQWQIQQIKEQVGKGSFGKIYHAKTGWFRRKGIPGWGSWFTTKSEAGGGPLIDIGVHMLDLGLYLMGNPKPVSVYGSTYAEFGPKKKGIGNWGTPNWNGQYDVEDLATALIKMEDGSTLSLEVSWAVNMDTSNNPFIHIMGSEGGASINGNSVKILTEQFDQAIDLELTEKDREEDDRVLLSKHFIECIQEEKQPITSAMSGLTNNLILDAIYKSSKTGREVILDWEI; this is encoded by the coding sequence ATGGGTAATCAAAAGATTAGAATTGGGATCATTGGAGCAGGAGCAATTGGAAATGTCCACCTAAGTACATTTTCAAAATTAACAAACTTAATTGTTCTGCAAGGGATTACAGACGTGTATCTTCCGCTAGCTGAACAAAGAGCAGATGAATATAAAGTGAACAAAGTGTTTAATAGTGCTGAGGAATTGATTCAAGATAGCAATATAGATGCAGTTATTATTGGTGTTCCTAATAAATGGCATGCACCACTAGCAATCCAAGCATTAAAGGCAGGAAAGCATGTGTTAGTCGAAAAACCTATGGGGATTAACAGTGAAGCTGCAAAAGAAATTGTCAGAGCACAACGGGATTCAGGCAAGGTCGTAATGGTTGGACATCAAATGAGATGGCAATGGCAAATTCAGCAAATAAAAGAACAAGTAGGAAAGGGCTCATTTGGAAAGATTTATCATGCCAAAACAGGCTGGTTCCGTAGAAAGGGGATTCCAGGTTGGGGAAGCTGGTTTACGACAAAGTCAGAAGCTGGCGGTGGACCATTAATTGACATAGGTGTTCATATGTTAGATTTAGGACTTTATTTAATGGGAAATCCGAAACCGGTTTCTGTATACGGATCAACTTATGCCGAATTCGGACCAAAAAAGAAAGGAATAGGAAACTGGGGAACTCCGAATTGGAATGGGCAATATGATGTTGAAGATTTAGCAACTGCTTTAATTAAAATGGAGGACGGATCTACGCTCTCTCTTGAAGTTAGCTGGGCTGTTAATATGGATACAAGCAATAATCCTTTTATTCACATAATGGGGTCTGAAGGTGGTGCTTCTATAAACGGAAATTCTGTAAAGATATTAACAGAGCAATTTGATCAAGCAATAGATCTAGAACTTACCGAGAAGGACCGTGAAGAAGATGATAGAGTATTATTAAGTAAACATTTTATTGAGTGTATTCAAGAAGAAAAACAACCGATTACCTCTGCAATGTCAGGGTTAACAAATAATCTCATTTTAGATGCGATTTATAAATCATCTAAAACAGGACGTGAAGTCATTTTAGATTGGGAAATTTAA
- a CDS encoding sugar phosphate isomerase/epimerase family protein, which produces MLRGLTKAGLGTLEDDKQFVELAAEYSFQTVDLDAKDFIEAYGKEGAIEILQTNNIRIGAIGLPVEWRSSDEVFSNDLVKLAASAKAAKDLGCTRCCTYILPSTDFNSAQFMSLAIKRLRICAEVLGSYDIRLGLEYVGPHHLRDTWKNPFIWTQKETLQLIDAIGLPNVGLLLDSYHWYTTGLSSEDLTNLNEQQIVHVHINDAADLPVEDLKDNDRLYTGEGIINLPLFLRSIKETGYSGPISQEVLTPSQPKESSDELIRRSKAGFDKVFNKI; this is translated from the coding sequence ATGTTAAGAGGATTAACCAAAGCCGGGTTAGGAACTCTCGAAGATGATAAACAATTTGTTGAGTTAGCAGCAGAATACTCTTTTCAAACAGTTGATCTGGATGCAAAGGATTTTATTGAAGCCTATGGTAAAGAAGGGGCAATAGAGATATTACAAACTAATAACATACGAATAGGGGCAATAGGATTACCAGTTGAATGGAGAAGTTCCGACGAAGTGTTTTCAAACGATTTGGTTAAACTTGCTGCATCTGCTAAGGCTGCTAAAGATTTAGGATGTACACGATGTTGCACTTATATATTACCATCAACAGATTTCAATTCTGCACAATTCATGAGCTTAGCAATAAAACGTCTGAGAATTTGTGCAGAAGTTCTAGGTTCTTATGATATAAGACTTGGTTTAGAATATGTTGGTCCCCACCATTTAAGAGATACGTGGAAAAATCCATTTATTTGGACGCAGAAGGAAACTCTGCAATTAATTGATGCAATAGGATTACCAAATGTGGGATTGTTGTTAGATTCATATCATTGGTACACAACAGGGCTTTCAAGTGAGGATCTGACGAATTTAAATGAGCAGCAAATTGTTCATGTTCATATTAATGATGCCGCTGATTTGCCGGTGGAAGATCTGAAAGATAATGATCGGCTTTACACTGGAGAGGGGATCATTAATTTACCATTATTCTTAAGAAGCATAAAGGAAACCGGGTATAGCGGTCCAATATCACAAGAAGTATTAACTCCTTCACAACCAAAAGAATCAAGTGATGAATTAATACGACGCTCTAAAGCTGGGTTTGACAAAGTGTTTAATAAAATATAA
- a CDS encoding peptidoglycan-binding domain-containing protein gives MNKLKKLSATVLTASVLLLGVPAGGVSAQESINYSIFDLQGMLKQGSKGENVKIMQRALNEVMGAELSEDGIFGPNTKTAVMAFQKSKKTLKVDGIYGPNTHAELSKEINSFGFENTVLKVGSRGEAVKTLQKALNDMSYNVTVDGIYGPQTKGAVIKFQERFPELKNDGIFGPKTKAVMDKVLND, from the coding sequence TTGAATAAATTAAAAAAGTTATCAGCAACTGTATTAACTGCTTCTGTATTATTATTAGGAGTACCTGCAGGAGGAGTAAGTGCCCAAGAAAGTATCAATTATTCTATCTTTGACTTACAAGGTATGTTGAAACAAGGATCTAAAGGAGAAAACGTTAAAATCATGCAGCGCGCATTGAACGAAGTAATGGGTGCTGAATTATCTGAGGATGGGATATTTGGTCCTAATACCAAAACAGCTGTTATGGCGTTTCAGAAATCTAAGAAAACACTAAAGGTTGATGGCATCTACGGACCAAATACACATGCAGAGCTATCTAAAGAAATTAACTCTTTCGGCTTTGAGAACACTGTTTTAAAAGTAGGCAGCCGAGGTGAAGCTGTAAAAACACTACAAAAAGCATTAAATGATATGAGCTACAATGTGACAGTAGATGGAATATATGGACCACAAACAAAAGGTGCTGTTATTAAATTTCAAGAACGCTTCCCAGAACTAAAAAATGATGGAATTTTTGGACCAAAAACTAAAGCAGTTATGGATAAAGTTTTAAATGACTAG
- a CDS encoding NAD(P)-dependent alcohol dehydrogenase — protein MTNQSIVKNVEKLEIPTIMKAAVMTKPYEIELQEVAVPKVKGNEVLVKVMAVGICGSDIHYYEHGKIGRYVVEKPIILGHECAGIVVSVGEQVSRLKIGDRVAIEPGITCGQCEYCKEGRYNLCPEVQFLATPPVDGAFVQYIKHREDFLFPIPDDLSFEEASLVEPFSVGIHAAKRSNLQPGSTVVIMGMGPVGLTAIAAVKAFGASKIIVTDLEENRLKAAKKLGATHVINVLEQDPNEEIASITAGKGVDVAFETAGNPKALQSALKSLKRGGKLAIVGLPPQDEIALNVPLIADYELDIFGIFRYANTYSQGIEFLSSQNYNLDSLITDRYTLNETKEAMERARLNKKESLKVIVYPNGLIE, from the coding sequence ATGACGAATCAATCTATTGTCAAGAATGTTGAAAAATTAGAAATTCCAACTATTATGAAAGCTGCAGTAATGACGAAGCCTTACGAAATTGAACTTCAGGAAGTTGCTGTTCCAAAAGTTAAAGGTAATGAGGTATTAGTCAAGGTAATGGCTGTTGGGATATGCGGATCTGACATCCATTATTATGAACATGGAAAAATTGGAAGATATGTTGTTGAAAAGCCCATTATTTTAGGTCATGAATGCGCAGGTATTGTTGTAAGTGTTGGCGAACAAGTCTCCAGGTTGAAAATTGGAGATCGTGTGGCAATCGAACCTGGCATTACTTGTGGACAATGCGAATATTGTAAGGAAGGAAGATATAATCTTTGTCCAGAAGTTCAATTTTTAGCAACTCCGCCAGTAGATGGTGCTTTTGTTCAATATATAAAACACCGGGAAGATTTTTTATTTCCTATTCCAGATGATCTATCGTTTGAAGAAGCATCACTTGTTGAGCCTTTTTCTGTAGGAATTCATGCAGCTAAAAGGTCAAACCTACAACCGGGATCAACAGTGGTTATCATGGGTATGGGACCTGTTGGACTTACAGCTATTGCGGCAGTTAAAGCCTTTGGGGCTTCAAAAATAATCGTTACTGACCTAGAGGAAAACCGTTTGAAGGCTGCAAAAAAACTTGGCGCAACTCATGTTATAAATGTTTTAGAGCAAGATCCAAATGAAGAAATTGCAAGCATCACCGCTGGAAAAGGTGTTGACGTTGCATTTGAAACAGCAGGTAATCCGAAAGCGCTTCAATCAGCCCTGAAATCTTTAAAAAGAGGTGGAAAATTAGCCATTGTTGGATTGCCGCCACAAGATGAAATTGCTCTCAATGTTCCACTTATTGCAGATTATGAATTAGACATTTTTGGAATCTTTAGATATGCAAATACGTATTCTCAAGGAATAGAGTTTTTGTCATCACAAAATTACAATTTAGATAGCTTAATTACAGACCGTTATACTCTTAACGAAACGAAAGAAGCGATGGAACGTGCTAGGTTAAATAAAAAAGAAAGTTTAAAAGTGATCGTTTATCCTAATGGTTTAATAGAATAA
- the metE gene encoding 5-methyltetrahydropteroyltriglutamate--homocysteine S-methyltransferase — MNQIKSSNLGYPRIGEKREWKKVLEHYWAGNLEKDAFLKQMEEIRLQHLKKQKEQGIDIIPIGDFSFYDHVLDTAVMFGLVPERFENNSNGPVSLETYFDMARGNKGAVACEMTKWFNTNYHYIVPELHHVEPKLVENRPLQFFKEAKQKLNIDGKPVILGPITFVKLSKGYKKSDFNNVVKKFVPLYAQILKQLQTEGVQWVQIDEPILATNVSLDELELFQEVYHQLHEAAPNVKVILQTYFDRIDYFKEVCSLPVQGIGLDFVHDGGHHLAALNQFGFPQDKVLAAGVINGRNIWRGNLDEKLATITELSTFVSRDRLIVQPSSSLLHVPVTVKSEETLDEVIKNALSFADEKINEVVILTRALNNGIESVQNQITESTSAIQSLNKSSFRNNIEVQDAVNNIHLYDVDRRAELSVRQELQANAFDLPLLPTTTIGSFPQTKEVRNKRLKWRKGELTDVEYEDYIKAEIKKWIDIQEELGLDVFVHGEFERTDMVEYFGEKLLGFQFTKFGWVQSYGSRCVKPPLIYGDVDLKELMTVKETVYAQSLTSKPVKGMLTGPITILNWSFVRDDIPRYEVANQIALALRKEVDSLEKNGIQMIQVDEPAIREGLPLKRENWENYLNAAVYAFKLATTSVQDETQIHTHMCYSDFKNIIDTIDALDADVISIETSRSHGELIQAFEETTYNKGIGLGVYDIHSPRVPRVEELLRNIDRALQVLDPKLFWINPDCGLKTRGIEETVAALKVMVEAAEHTREKLLVNKR; from the coding sequence ATGAATCAAATAAAAAGCTCGAATTTAGGCTATCCACGTATTGGTGAAAAACGAGAATGGAAAAAGGTGCTTGAACATTATTGGGCAGGGAACCTTGAAAAGGATGCATTTTTAAAACAAATGGAAGAGATTAGGCTTCAACACCTAAAAAAGCAAAAAGAGCAAGGTATTGATATAATTCCTATCGGAGATTTCAGCTTTTATGACCATGTCCTTGATACAGCTGTCATGTTTGGACTTGTACCAGAGCGCTTTGAAAATAATAGTAATGGACCAGTTTCATTAGAAACATATTTTGATATGGCGAGAGGCAATAAAGGTGCAGTTGCCTGTGAAATGACAAAATGGTTTAACACAAACTATCACTATATTGTTCCGGAGTTACATCATGTAGAGCCTAAACTGGTAGAGAACCGCCCGCTTCAATTTTTCAAAGAAGCAAAACAAAAGCTAAATATTGATGGAAAGCCAGTCATTCTAGGACCAATAACCTTTGTGAAGCTTTCAAAAGGATACAAGAAGTCTGATTTTAATAACGTAGTCAAAAAATTTGTACCCCTGTATGCTCAGATCCTTAAGCAATTACAAACAGAAGGTGTCCAGTGGGTTCAAATCGATGAACCGATTTTAGCAACAAATGTTTCTCTTGATGAGCTTGAATTATTCCAGGAGGTCTACCATCAGTTACATGAAGCAGCACCAAATGTTAAGGTGATTTTGCAAACTTATTTTGATCGTATTGATTATTTCAAAGAAGTTTGTTCTCTTCCAGTCCAAGGGATAGGACTCGATTTCGTCCATGATGGCGGCCATCACCTTGCTGCTTTAAATCAATTTGGTTTTCCACAGGATAAGGTGTTAGCTGCTGGTGTAATCAATGGACGTAACATTTGGCGTGGCAATCTAGATGAGAAGCTTGCAACTATTACTGAACTATCAACGTTTGTTTCAAGGGATCGTTTAATCGTTCAGCCATCATCAAGTTTATTGCATGTACCAGTAACTGTAAAAAGTGAAGAAACGCTTGATGAAGTTATAAAAAATGCATTATCTTTTGCAGATGAAAAAATAAATGAAGTTGTCATATTAACAAGAGCATTAAATAATGGCATTGAATCAGTACAAAACCAAATTACAGAGAGTACATCAGCCATCCAATCTTTAAACAAATCATCATTCCGAAACAATATAGAAGTACAGGATGCCGTAAATAACATTCATTTATATGATGTAGACCGGAGAGCAGAGTTATCTGTGCGTCAGGAATTACAGGCAAATGCTTTTGATTTACCTTTGCTTCCTACGACTACAATCGGTAGCTTTCCACAAACAAAAGAAGTTAGAAATAAGCGGTTAAAATGGCGTAAAGGCGAGTTAACCGATGTGGAATATGAGGATTATATTAAAGCAGAGATTAAAAAATGGATCGATATTCAAGAAGAACTCGGTTTAGATGTTTTTGTCCACGGGGAATTCGAGCGGACAGATATGGTTGAATATTTTGGAGAAAAACTACTAGGATTTCAATTCACAAAGTTCGGATGGGTTCAATCATATGGGTCAAGGTGTGTGAAACCACCGCTTATCTATGGCGATGTTGACTTGAAGGAATTAATGACAGTAAAGGAAACAGTGTACGCTCAATCATTAACATCAAAACCTGTAAAAGGAATGTTAACAGGTCCAATTACAATACTAAATTGGTCATTTGTTCGTGATGATATCCCTCGTTATGAAGTGGCTAATCAAATTGCTTTGGCGCTTCGGAAAGAAGTTGATAGCCTTGAAAAAAATGGCATTCAAATGATTCAAGTTGATGAACCGGCGATTCGGGAAGGACTTCCATTAAAGCGTGAAAACTGGGAGAATTATCTCAATGCCGCAGTTTATGCATTCAAACTTGCTACAACATCTGTGCAAGATGAAACACAAATTCATACACATATGTGTTATTCAGATTTCAAAAATATTATTGATACGATTGATGCACTTGATGCAGATGTTATTTCTATAGAAACATCAAGAAGTCATGGGGAATTGATTCAAGCATTTGAAGAAACAACTTATAACAAAGGGATTGGTCTAGGAGTATATGATATCCATAGTCCACGAGTACCAAGAGTTGAGGAATTATTACGAAATATCGATCGTGCCCTACAAGTACTCGATCCCAAATTGTTCTGGATTAACCCTGATTGTGGTTTGAAAACTCGGGGAATAGAAGAAACGGTTGCTGCATTAAAAGTTATGGTAGAAGCTGCTGAGCATACGAGAGAGAAGTTACTTGTCAACAAAAGATAA
- a CDS encoding ribose-phosphate diphosphokinase — MPNSYADSNLKLFSLNSDPKLATKIAELLGVELGKSSVTRFSDGEIQINIEESIRGDEVYIIQSISNPVNEHLMELLIMVDALKRASAKTINLVIPYYGYARQDRKARAREPITAKLVANLLERAGSTRVIALDLHAPQIQGFFDIPIDHLLGVPILGEYFINKNLDDIVIVSPDHGGVTRARKLADRLKAPIAIIDKRRPRPNVVEVMNIVGHIEGKTAILIDDIIDTAGTITLAANALVEHGAKEVYACCTHPVLSGPAIERIQSSKIKELIVTDSITLPEEKRIDKLVELSVAPLISEAIKRIYEKQSVDELVQ; from the coding sequence ATGCCTAATAGCTACGCAGATTCTAATTTAAAACTATTTTCACTAAACTCTGATCCCAAGTTAGCTACTAAGATTGCAGAATTACTTGGCGTTGAATTAGGAAAGAGTTCTGTTACTCGTTTTAGTGATGGAGAAATTCAAATAAACATTGAGGAGAGTATCCGAGGAGATGAGGTATATATCATCCAATCGATTAGCAATCCTGTAAATGAACATCTAATGGAACTATTAATAATGGTAGATGCTTTAAAACGTGCATCTGCAAAAACCATTAATTTAGTTATTCCATATTACGGATATGCTCGTCAAGATCGTAAAGCAAGAGCAAGGGAGCCTATTACTGCAAAGCTGGTTGCAAATCTGCTTGAAAGAGCAGGCTCTACTCGTGTGATTGCCCTGGATTTACATGCACCACAGATACAAGGCTTCTTCGATATACCAATTGACCACCTATTAGGTGTACCAATTTTAGGAGAATACTTCATTAATAAGAATTTAGATGATATTGTCATTGTATCACCAGACCATGGCGGAGTTACGAGAGCTCGTAAATTAGCAGATCGATTGAAGGCGCCAATTGCCATAATTGATAAAAGACGTCCGAGACCAAATGTAGTAGAGGTTATGAATATTGTTGGTCATATTGAAGGTAAAACGGCGATATTAATCGACGATATTATTGACACAGCAGGAACGATAACATTAGCGGCAAATGCATTAGTAGAGCACGGTGCTAAAGAGGTGTATGCATGTTGTACACATCCGGTTTTATCTGGTCCTGCAATTGAACGAATTCAAAGCTCCAAAATAAAAGAATTGATTGTAACTGACTCGATTACACTTCCGGAAGAGAAAAGGATCGATAAACTAGTTGAGCTATCAGTTGCGCCATTAATTAGTGAAGCGATAAAACGTATATATGAAAAACAATCAGTTGACGAGTTGGTACAATAA